The following is a genomic window from Thiovulum sp. ES.
AGAGTTATATTTTTCTCAATTGTAAAGCCATCTACATCAGTTGCTTTTACACAAAGAGTTAATTCATCCATTGTTTCATAATTGACTTCTTTTAAAAGTTGTAAGTTTCCATAACCTGCTATTTGAAAGAAATCATCATTAACTCCACCACAAAGTTCCAAAGAGTAATCATTATTAGTGTCTGGGTCTGTAATTTTAAATTGAAAAATATCCTCTTCTATCTCTTGAGATTCTATTATTTCAGGTGTGCTTGTATAAATATCTGTTGGTGCTTCATTAACATCAATAACCTTAATCGTTATATCTTCTTCAGCAAAATAGCCAATACTAGAGAATCTAACAGTTAATGAGTACATATTTCGTTTCTCATAATCAAATTCACCATCTACAATTATTTTCCCTTTTTCATTAGGGTCTGTATAGAAAAGTCCATAATCGTCTTTAATAATTTCAAAAGTCTGAATCTCTTCATCATCAAAATCTGTAACATCTACATCAAAAGAGAGAGTTGAATCGTTTTCTGGAAGTGAAAACTCTGTTTTCATCAATTGCGGAATATATTCTCTTTCAAGAACAGAAATTTCTATATCTTCTTCAACACTATTTATACCATCAGAAATTTTAACTTGAACTGTGTATTGCCCAACATCACTTTGGGTCGGATAACCACTTATACTCAATCTTGGTACTGGAGTATATTTGTTTATGGTGCTAATATTTATCCCCAAATCTTCCGAAAAAATATAATCTATTCCAAAAAAACTTCCATCTTCATTTATTAAAAATGGTGTTCCAGCAAATAATGTATAATCAATTACTGTTTCTGCTTTAGAGTTTTTATATGAATATAATTCAGAATTTTCACCTATAAAATATAAAGTATCGTTATGTATATTTAAATTTTTATATCCATAAAAGCTAGAAGCTAACATTTCGACTTTTTCATCTGTATATATTTTATATAAATTTTTAAATCCAATGTTTTTATCTACAATATAAATATTATCATCGGAATCTAGTTCCACTTCCTGTAAGGCAAAAAAGGCAAAAAAAGTGCTTCCAATATTAATATCTGTAACAGTATTTCCATCATGAGATATTTTTTTAAGTCCAGTAGTCTGGGTATTATTAATAACTACAGTATATACATAATAAATATTTTTCTCAGAATCTAACTCTATATCTTCAATTGTAGAACCATCATTAGCAAAAATTTCATCAAATGTCTCTCTGTCTTTTGACATTGTCCATATTGAATTATCTGAAAGAAGAGCATAAAAATTTCCATCAGCATCAAACTCTAATTTTTTGACATAAACAAAATTTGATCCTGAGGCTTCTTGAAAATAAGTATCAAAGATTTTTATTGTCCCATCTGGCAAAAATTCGTAACTTGCCATATTTGCACCATCTCCGATATAGAAATTCCCATCGCTGTCTTGTTTAAAAAAATCTTTTTGATCAAAAATATTAGTATGCTTTCGTATTATTTCTTCTTTCCAAAAATATTCTGATGTAAACTCCTCAGCTTCTGCCCAACTTGGAATCGAATCATTTAATATTTCAATCTTTAAATCAACATGATCATTTGCGATCTCTAATAATTTATTGAAATCTTCGTTGTGATATAAAGAGTAACTAGTTGTTTCTAATCTTGGTCCAACATAGAAAAATTTCTTAGGAGTGTTAAAAACAACTTTTTTATTTCCTGCTGAAAAACTAAGATTAAAATCTTCAAAAGCATTTAATGGTGTGTAAGACAAGTCTGTAAATTGTGCAATTCCATTTTTTGCATTTATGCTGGTTGTTCCTAAAAGTTCTCCTTTTCCTTCAAGGTGAACAGTTATTTCTTTTTCATCAAAACTCATATTAATATCACCAGAAATGCTATTCAAAATTTCTACAAAAGGCTTAATTATGATTTGATGAAATGGATAAATCTCTTTTTCACCAACAACATAAATATAGAGTTGTTTTGTTGAAGATAATCCTGTTCCATCTGTTGCGGTAACATTTAACTCATAAATGCTATCACCATTTTTGTCTTTTCTGGAAATATATTCCAAACTTTGACTTGTTGAAAGAGAACCATTATTTTCAATTGTAAAAAACTGACTATCTGTTCCTGAAATTGAAAGTGTTAAATCTGTTGTTAAATCTGGGTCGGTTGCATTTACATCATAAAAAGAAGTTGTAATTCTTTCAGTCAAAGAAATTGTTTCATTTTCTTCAAAATGCAAAACTGGTGGATACTCTTTATCAAGAACGGTTATATCTACTGTTGATGTTGTTGAATCTATTCCGTCAGATACAGAAAAATCAATTGTGTGTGTTCCAATATCATTTTGAGTTGGAAAACCTTTAATGATATTTGGATGGTATGTTTTAACCGTTACAACTTGTTTTAAAGAGTGTTGGTAAAGAATATAGCTTCCATCGCTATCAATCTTTGAAATAATTCCTTCCGCAAGAACAAGCTTTTGTATTAATTCTCCATTTTTGTCAATTTTGACTACTTCCAAAAAATTTGTTTGATTATTTTTCATAAAAATATGAAGGTTTTCATTCCCATCAACTAGAACTTTATTAGAAGAGTCTAAATTAGGATAATTAGGAATGTCTGTTTCATAAATAATATTACCATTTCCGTCTCTTTTTGAAGCTGTGCCTAAACCATTTTCATCAAAATCATATGTATATATGTAATTTTTGACAACTACAAAATCACTTATTATTCTGTTCGCTTGAAAGTCAATAGTGAATAGTTCTGAATAAGTTGAATTAGGAAAACTTACAACCTTATAAACAGAATTGCCCTTATCATAAACTATCGAATATAATTCTTGTCCCCATTCATCAAAATCAATTCCTACTATGCTGATTAAGCTATCTTGACTATAACTTATTAAACTCGTAAAAATATTTTTGACTATCGATGAATTACCAGCTATATATAATTCTCCCTCTTCTGTTGCATCAAAATCTACTATTGGAGTATTAGAACTCCAATCATTATTTTCATAAACAAATAGACTTTGTACTCCATCATATTCTCCTAATGCATAAACTTCACCTGTAGTAGCAAATTCTTTAAATTCTTTTATAGATAAATTTGTATAATTTAGATACATTCCACCTAAGGAGTCAATTCCTAACATGAGTCGTTTTGTTGGTTGTGCTTCTGTTAATACAAAATTCTGATCATCATCTATATCTATTGAAGCCCAAGATGGTAAATTATCTGATGTAACTGTGAAATCTTTGTCTCCATCTGCATCAGAAATATTCAACTCGTAAAAGAGCTGTGTGTCGTGAAAAAGTGTTGAATTTGAATCTGTTCTTTCAACAACTGGAGCGGAATTTTCTGCAAATAAATTTGTTTGTGCAATCAAAAGCACAAAAAACAGCAAAATACGAAACATTTATTGTTCCTTAAATTTAATTTCTATACAATATTGTTCAAATTTGTTTTAAATAAAATCTGACGAATGTATTATATTTTGAAATTATTGTAGATTTGTGTTTTTTTATTTAGAACTTTGAAATTATAATTTAAATTAAGGTAATTTATGAAAGAAGAGAGGCTTGTTGAATTAAAAGATTTATCAGTAATTGTTGTAGATGACAATACCGATTTACTCCAAAGTTTAAAGAAAATTTTAGGGATATTTTTCAAAGAGGTATTTTCAGCAAAAAACGGAAAAGAAGGCTTAGATATTTTTAATAAAGAAAGAATAGACCTTGTTATAACAGATTATGTTATGCCTGTGATGTCGGGTTATGATCTTGTTAAGGAGATAAGAAAAGAGGATAAAAAAACCCCGATTGTTATTATGAGTAGCCATAGTGAAAAAGACAAACTACTAAATGCAATTCCTCTTGATCTAGTAAATTACCTTATTAAGCCTCTTGATTATTCAACAATTATTGAAACACTTATAAATTTTATAGAAAAAGCTGAAAAGCACAATCTTATAATTCAAAAATTGCCTTATGGATACAGCTACAATAAAAAAGCAAAAGAGCTTATTTATGCCGATGAGGTAATAACTCTTACAAAAAGTGAGAGAGACCTTTTGCATATTTTAGTTGAAAATATTGGAATTCCAATTTCGAGAGTTGAAATTTCACAAAAACTATCAACAGATGGAAAATACAGAACAGAACAGGCTGTAAAAAATATATTAATTAGACTTAAGTTAAAATTTAAAGAAAATGATATTATAAATACATCTGCAAAAGTTGGAGGTTATATCCTCGAAAAACCTTAAAATATTAATTATATTAATTACACTCTTCCAAACAACCATTTTTCCTGAAAGTTTGATTATAAATGATAATTTTAAAGAGGGGAGTTCTGAAAATTATTTACAGTATGTAAAAGATAGAAATTTTGAACTCGATGATGTTTTGAAAATGAAACTCGCTACACAAAAAGAATCTTTTTTAGGTTTTCAAAATGGTGTTTTTTGGACAAAATTTTCAATTAAAAATATCTCAAAAGAGAGTAAAAAATTTATAATTTATAATTTTCTTTCAGAAACTGACCTCATCGAAATATGGATATTTAGAAATGGTGTTTTTTATAAAAAAGAGAAAACAGGTCTTTCAGTTCCGCGAAATAAAACAACAAATTTTTACAGACTCTCTTTTGTTGAATTCACAATTTCTCCAAATGAAGAGATCGCTTTTATTTCAAAAATAAAAAACACCTTCATTTACAATTTGAATTGGGAAATTATAGATTCAAGTAAATTTCGCATTGAAGAGAGTTATAAGAAAATTATTTTAGGTTTTATCAGTGGTTTAGTAATTCTATTTGCTTTT
Proteins encoded in this region:
- a CDS encoding Cadherin domain-containing protein (PFAM: Cadherin domain), with product MFRILLFFVLLIAQTNLFAENSAPVVERTDSNSTLFHDTQLFYELNISDADGDKDFTVTSDNLPSWASIDIDDDQNFVLTEAQPTKRLMLGIDSLGGMYLNYTNLSIKEFKEFATTGEVYALGEYDGVQSLFVYENNDWSSNTPIVDFDATEEGELYIAGNSSIVKNIFTSLISYSQDSLISIVGIDFDEWGQELYSIVYDKGNSVYKVVSFPNSTYSELFTIDFQANRIISDFVVVKNYIYTYDFDENGLGTASKRDGNGNIIYETDIPNYPNLDSSNKVLVDGNENLHIFMKNNQTNFLEVVKIDKNGELIQKLVLAEGIISKIDSDGSYILYQHSLKQVVTVKTYHPNIIKGFPTQNDIGTHTIDFSVSDGIDSTTSTVDITVLDKEYPPVLHFEENETISLTERITTSFYDVNATDPDLTTDLTLSISGTDSQFFTIENNGSLSTSQSLEYISRKDKNGDSIYELNVTATDGTGLSSTKQLYIYVVGEKEIYPFHQIIIKPFVEILNSISGDINMSFDEKEITVHLEGKGELLGTTSINAKNGIAQFTDLSYTPLNAFEDFNLSFSAGNKKVVFNTPKKFFYVGPRLETTSYSLYHNEDFNKLLEIANDHVDLKIEILNDSIPSWAEAEEFTSEYFWKEEIIRKHTNIFDQKDFFKQDSDGNFYIGDGANMASYEFLPDGTIKIFDTYFQEASGSNFVYVKKLEFDADGNFYALLSDNSIWTMSKDRETFDEIFANDGSTIEDIELDSEKNIYYVYTVVINNTQTTGLKKISHDGNTVTDINIGSTFFAFFALQEVELDSDDNIYIVDKNIGFKNLYKIYTDEKVEMLASSFYGYKNLNIHNDTLYFIGENSELYSYKNSKAETVIDYTLFAGTPFLINEDGSFFGIDYIFSEDLGINISTINKYTPVPRLSISGYPTQSDVGQYTVQVKISDGINSVEEDIEISVLEREYIPQLMKTEFSLPENDSTLSFDVDVTDFDDEEIQTFEIIKDDYGLFYTDPNEKGKIIVDGEFDYEKRNMYSLTVRFSSIGYFAEEDITIKVIDVNEAPTDIYTSTPEIIESQEIEEDIFQFKITDPDTNNDYSLELCGGVNDDFFQIAGYGNLQLLKEVNYETMDELTLCVKATDVDGFTIEKNITLQIKDALEYQEDGIVDDMKNLDNWEVSGSYTPHVFDDNEGKVLLTPAENDKFGRLKSKFAIYPLYGDKVTEIRFKTYTGNGDADWIKFRLEDENGNEWLSFYIDEYGGQNEGRSNSFIFKRDGNILTDLSGQDLKDIVITWDLKLDASEIANESIKVSMKREGATMGDGRFENKEVFDNAYPLPEKLYVVVESATGGANNKHEFHYFGYDETFDVSSETFEIDEHNSSKSEETDFIIGKISASQDANFSIVGGDDSNFFNIDKTSGELTFKVRPDYENPKDYNLDNEYKVQVFAKKDNEIGVVKDISISVKDIDE
- a CDS encoding response regulator with CheY-like receiver domain and winged-helix DNA-binding domain (PFAM: Response regulator receiver domain; Transcriptional regulatory protein, C terminal) → MKEERLVELKDLSVIVVDDNTDLLQSLKKILGIFFKEVFSAKNGKEGLDIFNKERIDLVITDYVMPVMSGYDLVKEIRKEDKKTPIVIMSSHSEKDKLLNAIPLDLVNYLIKPLDYSTIIETLINFIEKAEKHNLIIQKLPYGYSYNKKAKELIYADEVITLTKSERDLLHILVENIGIPISRVEISQKLSTDGKYRTEQAVKNILIRLKLKFKENDIINTSAKVGGYILEKP